A region of Shewanella psychromarinicola DNA encodes the following proteins:
- a CDS encoding ETEC_3214 domain-containing protein, which translates to MTKMKKAVAQLLTGSTIEEDEGQVGFFAKMSRLFIYIAFILMGLGNWSDTKELITEGYQGFITHFTDRVEQKSLNTIRVGNYLAHVEANIGMPTIIKSSSINSALKYRYYKQDKYLLTLITEQQRVSGVVVHSLFNDSVILDRFAPQIPFTDLHLLTDSIESITQRSNDFFFDSNNLIYFMTTTGLGAAGMQLQLTAGFTEYDGQQDHFKSTLDELGQVLMLDETEKVAPLAKKLTVQAANFYAVYEIDEQIIADSLLTRYEFNAYFKD; encoded by the coding sequence ATGACCAAGATGAAAAAAGCGGTAGCGCAGTTACTTACGGGTTCGACCATAGAAGAAGATGAAGGCCAAGTTGGTTTTTTTGCCAAAATGTCTCGTTTATTTATCTATATTGCATTTATTTTAATGGGGTTAGGTAATTGGTCTGATACTAAAGAGTTAATCACCGAAGGTTATCAAGGGTTTATTACTCATTTTACTGACAGAGTAGAACAAAAATCGCTTAATACCATCAGAGTGGGTAATTATCTAGCACATGTTGAAGCCAACATTGGTATGCCAACGATAATAAAAAGCTCAAGCATCAATAGCGCTTTAAAGTATCGATACTATAAACAAGATAAGTACTTACTAACTTTAATTACAGAGCAGCAAAGAGTCTCTGGCGTTGTGGTTCATAGTTTATTTAATGACAGCGTAATATTAGATCGCTTTGCGCCGCAAATCCCCTTTACGGACTTACATTTGCTAACCGATAGTATTGAATCAATTACGCAGCGAAGTAATGACTTTTTCTTTGATAGTAATAATTTAATTTACTTTATGACCACCACAGGTCTTGGTGCTGCTGGGATGCAGTTACAACTAACGGCTGGTTTTACAGAGTATGACGGACAACAAGATCATTTCAAATCTACTTTAGATGAATTAGGCCAGGTGTTGATGTTAGATGAAACTGAAAAGGTAGCACCGTTAGCTAAAAAACTCACAGTACAAGCCGCTAATTTTTATGCTGTATATGAGATAGATGAGCAAATTATTGCCGACAGTTTATTAACTCGCTATGAATTTAATGCTTATTTCAAGGATTGA